From Nicotiana tabacum cultivar K326 chromosome 15, ASM71507v2, whole genome shotgun sequence, the proteins below share one genomic window:
- the LOC142169591 gene encoding uncharacterized protein LOC142169591, with product MISVSKDANNQVFPLVFGIAESENNNFYEWYFSELRNTIGNRDNLIFLSDRHQSIAHGIAKVYPESHHGICIYHLEQNLKRRKVKSEVIKFFQSAAIVYRRKEFDLYMSDIAKVDKKIFDYLMEEPPERWAHSCSPRRRYDMLTTNIVDSINYVLLEARELPILRMMDFIQVKLQRWFYERRNEVEGTFYDVSCWVFPVDSWRSRVEDEGITFLVDLNKRTCDCFQF from the exons atgatttcagTTTCAAAGGATGCAAATAACCAAGTATTCCCACTAGtctttggaattgcagaatctGAAAATAACAATTTCTATGAGTGGTACTTTAGTGAGCTTCGCAATACAATTGGGAACCGTGACAATTTAATCTTTTTATCGGACAGGCACCAATCTATTGCACATGGCATTGCAAAGGTATATCCTGAAAGCCACCATGGGatttgtatctatcatttggagcAGAACCTAAAGCGAAGAAAAGTAAAAAGTGAGGTCATAAAATTTTTCCAAAGTGCTGCAATAGTATACAGGCGCAAAGAATTTGATCTATATATGTCAGATATAGCAAAAGTTGATAAGAAGATTTTTGACTATTTGATGGAAGAACCACCGGAAAGGTGGGCACATTCTTGTAGTCCACGACGAAGAtatgacatgctcacaacaaacATAGTTGATTCAATAAATTATGTGCTATTAGAAGCAAGAGAGTTGCCCATATTAAGAATGATGGATTTCATCCAAGTGAAGCTACAACGTTGgttttatgaaagaagaaatgaagtagaAGGAACTTTTTATGACGTTTCTTGTTGG GTCTTCCCTGTTGATTCATGGCGTTCTAGAGTTGAGGACGAAGGAATTACTTTCTTGGTGGacttaaacaaaagaacatgtgattgtTTTCAGTTTTAA